A segment of the Spodoptera frugiperda isolate SF20-4 chromosome 29, AGI-APGP_CSIRO_Sfru_2.0, whole genome shotgun sequence genome:
CGTAATATAATGGAGTCTTTCTTACCATTAGTAATCTATCAATATATCTCCACAGATCATCTTCCCCCTATATTACCTACTCTGCGGCACCCTGTATCGATAGGTATTATATCCcatttttcattaaaacgtGGCCAACTAGTAGAGAGACACTATTAAAGGCGTCGTAAAACCGCCGTCACACTTTCtttctctttatatttttatagcgcTCTGGATACCACCTTCGCCATAAAAAGTGAAATATTGTGTCTCAGAGCGGATGCCGCCTCCCTTTATGAGATTGAACTGAAATCCGATAAAAATGTTACATGTCACCTATATGCCACACGCACCGTATTATGGAATGTTGTATAATTAGAGATACTACGTTGTTTGCTGGTTTGTAAGACTGACtgccttatttttaaattagggACACTGTCCACGTCTTTTGACGAATGCAGGCATGCTTCACGAGCAATAGGCGGCCTACCAGTGACAATATATTTGTATCTTTCTTGGAAACAATGAAAACTATCAACGAAGCGGCAACCTTAAAAAACATGACTCACTAACGGCTGCAAGCAACCAtcaaatgacgcaacgtggACAGTGTTGCTTAAAaccaaagttatttattttcaacgaAATATACGCCTATTATATCCCGAATAGAATAGAGCCAATTATATATAAGTAGCAAGGTTGCCTTTATATGTAAACTTTTGCTGACGCACTCAGTGGACCTCACTGAGcatatcattataatttatacaataaaacatttgattCGTAAGGGAAATAAAAGCAAAACACAAAGTACCAGATGTTCATCTTCCCGCCGAATTGTGGATCGATGGAAATGCGGCATTGTTGCCATAGCCGAGTCATACATGATTGTGTATTAAGCTATTGTCGTCCTATATCTATACCAACCCACGTAAAACAAAAGCAATGAACCAGAgatgtaagtaggtacaccaaattcattgttatttatacCTAAAATTTCTCAAATGAATTTCCAAACAAAGGAGctcaaaataatatcttgacgttagaaattaaaaacaatacacGGTCCGAATAGTAACACGACAGTATTCACCGACTTTTTAGCCAGAAATGACTGATACTGTAACTAAAATCAGACCATCTGAATTCGACAACATACACAATCGAAATTACGGGTAACCTTCCAACCAATCGATAAATCTACAGTCAAAAAAAATTTTGAccatttcgaaaaaaaaattgacaatatttgaccacatacaaacacaaatacCTCTTCAGGtacctaaatacaattattaaattagGAAATTGCAACATTACGAGAGCTACCCCTACTTCCATAGTTTCTAATTTCCTTTTATCGTTTAACTCACAGTCAACAGTCATAACATAGTTGGTCGGTTTTATCTATAGCTTTTACCTAGTTCTGGACTGCAGCGAAGTCTCGGGGGGACTGTGGGACGCTTACTTTATTGTAGGTAACCCATTTTTGCAAGTTGTGATAAGCTCGTAGCTAAAAAAGCTAATGGTGTGAAAGCTGATCGCCCATGGCCCCTGGGACCATACTAACTGTTTTTGCATGAAAAGACTAGAGTCGCACAATGTCTTTCCATCCTATATATCACAAATAAgacgtacctacctattttaggGTAAAAAGGTCTCGCCAACCtataaattcttttttaatcCAAGACGCAACTTTTTTCAAATATATCTGTTTGAAATATGCGCTATAAAACTGATAGATACTTTGAACAAAGTTAACGAACTGAGATCGGATAAGGTTCCTTTGAAAAAGGGCTTATGTAGATTTCCAGTCAACTTGGTTTATGATATCcgaatgatataataataattagctgGGTGCGTCACAATGGGTGGGCGGTGCCCAAGGCCCTAGATGTCCGATCTTGGGGTCCATCCGGTGCTGTTATCTGCACAAACAAACCTCAACATACCCGGCTAATATTGGCGACAGTTTGGCGACCTCGCATGCCGTTAGTGCTTgatgacataatatttatcttatctTCAACATTGTTGACTTTACTTGTACTTGAATTTCATAACAACAATAGCTGAATGTTCTCttgtactaaatattattaagattgtGAAGCTTCACATGTCCAACCAAAGTAGTGAACGCTTATGCTGAGATACTAACTTAAGTATGATTCTGCACTCTATCGTTTAATTCGCTTACTGGCAGAAACTTCTCATGCACGAGATTGCAGATTGAACATAAGTTTTATTCAGGTCGCTGACTCATCATCGTGGTTGAAacacttaattatatttttagaagttaaattactttattacttaataACCCGTATTTTGAGCTCTATCTAATCACAGTTCAGAATTGAGAACACAATCAGATTAATAATCCAAATGTCCTTAATTTCCTACTCTTTCATTAAAACAACGAAGgcttatacaaaattaaattttagctaaaataaaattaaaattacatgcAAGAAAACGTTCAAAGGAGACGACTAGGTGGCCGCAGTACCGGAACATTTTTACTGTGGCCCAAGATACAAGGGGAAGAGTTGAATATCTTGTAAGACATACCATTGAATAAACTTGTGTTTTGGTCACTTAATACCATTATGGCTTCTAGTCCAGTCATTTTATAGGGGTTACCTGGAATAttaaattggtgaatttatgaTTTgggaatttcaactttgccacctcgtacaaagccatattgaaaaaatgccTAAAAATGgtgttccgacgcattttaaaacaatatttatgtacaaaattaaactagaaaaaactTTCATGTTCTTTAATAGTTTACTGACACATAATTTGGAATGTTTACATAAAACCTTCAGtgaaaagatatttaaatttgaatctGCTCTTAGAAAATGATTAGTTGCTTCAATTGATGGGCCTCGCTCGTCGCTTGTGGAACCGCTCAAAATCGTCGACGTCGACGCCACATCTGCGACGTTGCCCGTTCATTTGAAGCTAGAGCGACTACGAAATACTCCATTAGAGCGCAGCTGTCGGACGAATTCGTAATTGGCAGATCTATAAATATTTCCCAGTAATGTTACCGTAACCTGTTCTAAGCCGTAGGGTGAAAGAACTCAATTGGCGCAGGCCGCCTCATCAGTCTAGGGTAATCAGCCATGAACTGAAGAAACTAAAGGCCCGCCGCAAAACACTTCTTACCAAACACTTTTTACATTTCTCTTTTAACGAACTAGGTAGGTGAGTAaagattagtttaaaatataaagtaaataagttaCTGCACGCGTCTAGTGATAAGTACTGAGATTGGGATCACATTTCAGaagtatacaaataaatattatagctCATCGTTACATACGGAGTCGCATATACATACCTATCTCAACTAAAATTGGCGCAtctttagataaataattaaaatattttttttacttatagcGTTTGTGAAACACCAAAAGATTTCTTACAATTACACTAAACACGAACCAGCTTAAAAAATGTTTCAGTGAGGCTTTAAGTTGGCAAAGTGctcgttttaattatatcgagACTAAGCATAACGATTATTACACATTAAGCTCTCGCCATTCAGAGAGCGTATACTTGGaagttacattaattaattctcTTAAATCAAAACAACGCTCCTCGAAAGTCTCCGGTGGTTCactttaaatttaattgtgGAGGGGCAAAAAGCAGAAACAAATTGCCCAAGGAAATTCGGAGCGGGAAATTCCAGCTTGATATTTGGTTTAAAACCGTGTAATTATAAAAAGGACGTGAGGATAATAGCACAAGCAGTGAAAGATATTATGCTAAGTACaaagagtaggtacctaatattcGAATAAGACGGTCACGGGCTATTGAAATGATACTGGAAAAACATATTGTACATTGTAGGGACTAGTTGCTAAGTAAAACCATaactgcaataaaataaaatcctaaATCTTAACCAATTTACATCGACAAGTGCctgtttaaacttttaatacgCCAGCTGCGATTTTAGATCGAGTATTTTTAACCTTATCTGCTATACATATGACTCACAATCGTCAATCCCACACAATTATCTAAGATACCACATATCAATGATTCAATAATAATGACgatgtatatttttgttgatatcGACATATAAAAGTGTGTAAgttgagataaaaatataatgaaatctGTAAACAATGCTGACTTGCTAAAATGGTATTACGATATGTGTTTCTGACAACTATTACAACAAATTGAAGATGATTAATACTATAATGCTAGAATTCCACAACATATTTGAATACCTGATAGTAATAACTGTTTCTAAACCTACAGAGGTATGATACTATAAAGCCATATAGGCTAAAAAATTCTTTCAGTTGattttctatagaaaaatattatagatgCTACTTATCTAATTAacggaatattttaattatacaattaaagtataaaataattaattttatgaaaaatagtGGTGTTCATTCTAGATTTAAATGAGAGACATGTCTTTGCTATCCTGCTATCCAAATaagataacaaacaaacattcaaacacaTTGTCAATGGGTTTCATAACCTCATTTCCATGAACATGCAGCAAGCCACCTCCCGCGAATTGAATGTTGTCAAAATTTAATAGGAAATTGAGCGAAATATTCATTGCCGGGTTTCAACCCCTGACGAATTCGTTATCAGATAGCTAATAATCCAATTGAAATGGGCTGTTCTTGCGTAGGACAGAAATTGCTTCAATCTTTTGCGGGAAAAATAGAGCTctattttttacaatgttttatttaacttggaATATATGTGTGTGTCTAAAGAGAAACCTTGCAATCTTaaattgtaggtaataaattttGAACCAGATATAGACACACGGCATTCCGCCAAGTTGaacgtgggttatattacacgaaccatttcgggccaagttcgacccattataactcaaaatctattttatctacgcattgaaatttctagtatctgtcgagatctacttacttatctaaaatacaaaatttcattaatgtacctattgtaggtcttgagatattgacatcagaaaatcgctatttttactatacactcactgactgactcactcatcaaaaacctagaccacttccaatggtcgtattgacttgaaatttggcatggaggtacattttaggtcaaggtaaaggaaaaaatctgaaaatggccaagtgtgagtcggttttaaaaatatgaaggtgtaaattcatacccctaaggaactatgtcaaaaaaattatctatatcttccatgGTCGTACCgactaaaattcgttacgaaggtttgtatttagtcaaagtaaagtaaaataagaaaaaaagaaaataaaccttacaaaaataaatgaaatcccacccaaaacataaatgtgaaaggtgccaagttcgataatattggaatgcttcgcctataaaaaagtgagatctaaataagtaccaagttccatacacagacctcagttaaaaatgatataacttggcaagttttaatagaaaattatatacttgacttattgcgtttagtaggtttataacaaagtgtgtgaaaacttgccaatgttgttatatcatttttaactgaggtctgtgtatggaacttggtacttatttagatctcacttctttataggcgaagcattcaaTATTAGCGAACTTaacctttcacatttatgttttgggtgggataacaAAACAACTGACATTTTGTGTACACGTTTAGTTTACATTGCCATAAATGCTAACGCTTTTAATTTAAGGTACTTTTAACTTTCCCGCACTTGCAGcacatgattttatttataaaaagatgTTTATTTGTGATAAATGCCTATAGAGAAACAATCTACATAGGTACTCCATTAGTctacaatatacaatataccTATAAAGCCTAGGTACCATGATTAGGTATATGTTAGTACATGCCTATAACATTATATAGGTAAAAGTAGGTTAATCGGATAATTAAGTACAAAACAGCAGTTAAATTGTATTATATCCCGTGTAACGTATGCACAGCTCCCGAAGGCTATGTCCCGGCTTGTTCGGCCTCCATGGTACATGGGAACGACTAATTGCCGGGCCGACAAGCGAGTGCGATTGGCAGCTCGTAGGCACGCGTGTGCGACAGATCAAAGCTCCTCTAATTAATATCACCTATCACTTATCTGTGTCCCTGGCAGAACATTGGTGCTACACTACAAATGAGAAAATACTCTACTTAATCATTTACTTTGATCATAATCTTTTGGAAATAGAATCTCTATGAATATGTTAGATAAAtatctagtttatttatagatgttgttattgttttttgtagTAGGTAGATAAGCTACCTATATTCTATTTCAACACTTTAGACTCAAAATCGCTATCACATTAACATAACTGTTCtttatttcataacaaaacaagaaaacatTCTACTAAAAGCCTGTTTCACAAAAAAGTTTTAGATTTAGTAGATAAATAAACTGCTATCGTTTCCAACAGATGCAAGCGCCACCATTTTGAAAGTAGGTACGACTGCGGCATGAAGGGAGGGAATTATTATTATCCGGCCAATGTTCCAATCGAATGCCTCCGGAGACAACGCAGATTGTGACGGAAATTTGTTCCAAACGTCATTTCGAACCACCTTGCCACCTAGACGCTTCAAGAAAAATGGTAATTTCCTTGTCTGCACCATACTTCGTGTTTTGCCATTGtaggtaaatacatacatacgtactgATCATGTCAGTTCCTATATGGCTATTGATACGTATTTGTATTTAGAATGTGCATCTGTTACGTATATTCTTTTTCTAGATTAAACAAGATTAGACCTAATTAGTAGTTAGATAAACTAGTCCTACTTGCCAACAATTCTTCATTTTGAAAAAAGTTTACCCTTAAGTTTTAACATTTTCTGATTAGAAGCAGGAGGGCATGGAATCAATCCGCAAGGCCTTAACACTAAaagaatttatgttttttaagttCATACATCGGATAAACGACTTAAACATATTTGGTCACCACTGTACTTATGTAAGGTACCTACAATACCTACTCTTCGCTATCtcaatagccataacttttcttatttctatttaaactaTCTAACTTGGTAAATTCCCTTTACCAAATTCGAAAGGAATGAAAGTTTGGAAGCGATCGTTCAATTTCTCGATGCGACGCACCAAAGCAGAGGGATCCAAATTGAAAGTCACTTGAGAAATGATTTTCCGAGTTTATCGGATCTTCTGATAAACTGCAGACGCTTCGTGACTGCTCATTGCTTCACAATGTAGAGATATGTATGTGTACCTACCTTACTAGCTAGTATCTATTCTACcacaagttatttatataatttaatatttccatagaattaatttacatacgtattattttttacttaaccTCCGCTGTACCTATTTCTTTACTCactgtaaacaaatattattgcaaATATAAAATGCATACCTAAGTACAATAAAACAGCTTTACGATCGGAAACGAAATCAACAacgtaacataaaaatactgaaCTATAAGTAGTACGtaataaatagtaggtactaaGGCAATGTTAtgcttaaaatgtttataaataaaatgttattttttagtgCAATAATAGTTGCTACAATAATATGTCATGTGTCATGTAATACAGAAGAAAGGTATTGAGTTATccgatttatattaaaataattttttgctTCCCAGATTATAGTAGTCCTAGTTTTCTACCAAAAATGCCCAATAAAGTTGCAATTTTCTTAGTAGTTGTTAACACCAGTAGCGTAACTACAGTAGTCGGTAAAATGCCGCGGCCCGAGCTGGAAAGGGCATCCGTTCAGAGGTTCTCATCTGCacttcttttttattcttttttatacttAGTAGGCCTTCGCTTCGATGAAATTGGCACGCACCTCCATTGGTATAGTTTTACCACTGATTAACAGGAACcatgttataataataaggCCGCAGGGCAGCTTGTGGCGACCctacggacctgactcccgggagagactctatttcttaactccggttagtactcgcgactatccggagtggcctctcctgcctcattcttgccttaattggctggtttgagtggagattcgcaaaagtggagttgccttcagctccgcttgggggaaggacgtatcccagtaagatgcagTATGGTTCACGAGCACCTTAAACGACGCGAGGGACTGTGCTTGTCTTACTGTAAGCGGCAGAGCATTCCAGTCGCACAGCCCAAACCGTAAACGATCGGTCGAAGGCTCTGCTCGCATGCTGGGGCATCTCAAGCTTCATTTCCTCCGATGACCGTACTGGTCTAGAATGTGTGTCATGGAAGAACTTAAAACGTTCTTTGAGGTAATGGGGGGTAGTAGGATTGAACAGTATATGAGTATTCCGGCGAAGGCGGATCGGCAGCCACTTGAGTTTCGCGCGATATTCAGAAATGTGGTCATATATGCGTAATCCAAATATGAACCTTATGCTAAAATTTTGGAGTCGCTCAAGTTTATCTAACTGTGCTTCTGTAAGATCCGGATAGCTGACGTCGGCATAATCGATAATGGGAAGGAGAAGTGATTGAGCTAGCGCAATTTTAGTAGCAGTCGGAAGAAAGTTTCGAAGTCTACGCAAAGACTACGCCAATGCAAACGTTTTCCGGCAGACTTGCTTGTCCCAGTTGAGGTCCCCAGGAAAAGTCACGGTCCAAAATAATACCCAAGTCTGTTATCCAATCTGCATTTTTAGCATTAATCCTTTTTATACAAATTTGGATGTAGGTGTAAGATACCTGGGTAAAGACGAAGTCCTAAAGATTTCATCTTCCTTCATTAGCTGTTGTTATGTCgtcttttgtttaatttcagGAGTAAAGAAGCTTTAGCAATAACGTTAGATACTACTATTGCTTTCTATGCTATGTTTGCGGGTTGTATAAGCTCATCCATGCCGTCTATGAAGTAAGtgtttatctttattataattttataagataAAACACAAGAACCTCTACAGGCAGGTTCTACGGGTATAGCGACTTTTTAAGAATATGTAATCATAATCTCATGTTAAATTATAGAAAAGCCCGTCTCCCACATTTTTGTCCAACAAAGAAATGACgcgttattaaaatatttaacttttagtttttatttagaaacaaaaatactaattaatttgtCTATTGGGTTACTTTTAGATTTGCGAGAGACGATCTTAAAAGTTTCGTAAATTATCCGTCAAAAACTACTGTGGGATTTGCACCAAAATTCACTAGCAATCGAAAATTTTTTGCAAACATGATAAGTACGCCGGAATTCAGAAATACGCTAGCAAAGGATGAAGAAGAACTTAGGCAGGATTTGATAAGGAAAATGAAGTTTTGTGACAGTGTTGTCATGGATCAAGATTTGTTGCAAGCCCTGTACGATCGGGAAGTAGACCAGtccaaaatgtaaaaaaaaatatattctatgtaTTTCGATTTGTTTTATTCATCGCCTAAACTGTCAACAGGGAAATACATCAATAGCCCTCCACTACCCAGTAGCGACAAAAGTTGAATATTAGGTACAGTGGGTAGGTAACTACTGATAACTACCCAGGATAGAAATTTTCGACGATAGATATTACGACGTTAACTTACGAGCAGATAATACAAATCACGCGAGAGAAGTTATGAATTTCCCAAAATAACATAGGTATAACAGGTAGTTTTCAATCGCGCTCAGATATTCCATCTG
Coding sequences within it:
- the LOC118268142 gene encoding uncharacterized protein LOC118268142 — encoded protein: MLKMFINKMLFFSAIIVATIICHVSCNTEERSKEALAITLDTTIAFYAMFAGCISSSMPSMKFARDDLKSFVNYPSKTTVGFAPKFTSNRKFFANMISTPEFRNTLAKDEEELRQDLIRKMKFCDSVVMDQDLLQALYDREVDQSKM